A genomic stretch from Aminobacter aminovorans includes:
- a CDS encoding peptidylprolyl isomerase has protein sequence MSFSFRSASLARVGLAAGLVALSSLPLVAQETAPAPQAAAPAAAAVDPNAIVATINGENVTEADITLAEQDLGQQFGNLPPEQRRAAALSSIIEIRLMAAQAVEKGLDKDADFQRRVAFLDQRALHGELVEKEVAGKITDDEIRARYDKEIAAQKPVNEVHARHILVKTKEEADAIIKKLEGGEDFQKLANENTTDPSGKTSGGDLGFFGPGQMVPEFEKAALALEVGAYSKEPVQTQFGWHIIKVEDKRSQQPPAFDTVKDQVRSLLIREKYIDLVKQVRTAGKVEITDPALKKAIDAIDASK, from the coding sequence ATGTCTTTTTCGTTCCGTAGCGCCTCGCTTGCCCGCGTCGGGCTTGCCGCCGGACTTGTGGCGCTGTCGTCGCTGCCGCTGGTTGCACAGGAAACAGCACCTGCACCCCAGGCCGCTGCCCCCGCAGCCGCTGCCGTCGATCCGAATGCGATCGTGGCGACGATCAACGGCGAGAATGTCACCGAAGCGGATATCACGCTTGCCGAGCAGGACCTTGGTCAGCAGTTCGGCAATCTGCCGCCGGAGCAGCGCCGCGCCGCCGCCCTGTCGTCGATCATCGAGATCCGCCTGATGGCTGCCCAGGCCGTCGAGAAGGGCCTCGACAAGGACGCCGACTTCCAGCGTCGCGTCGCCTTCCTCGACCAGCGCGCCCTGCATGGTGAACTGGTGGAGAAGGAAGTCGCCGGCAAGATCACCGACGACGAGATCCGCGCCCGCTACGACAAGGAAATCGCGGCCCAGAAGCCGGTCAACGAGGTCCACGCCCGCCACATCCTGGTCAAGACCAAGGAAGAGGCCGACGCGATCATCAAGAAGCTGGAAGGCGGCGAAGACTTCCAGAAGCTCGCCAACGAAAACACCACCGACCCGTCGGGCAAGACCTCGGGCGGCGATCTCGGCTTCTTCGGCCCCGGCCAGATGGTGCCGGAATTCGAGAAGGCGGCACTCGCCCTTGAAGTCGGCGCCTATTCCAAGGAGCCGGTGCAGACGCAGTTCGGCTGGCACATCATCAAGGTCGAGGACAAGCGCAGCCAGCAGCCGCCGGCATTCGATACGGTCAAGGACCAGGTCCGCTCGCTTTTGATCCGCGAAAAGTACATCGATCTGGTCAAGCAGGTCCGCACCGCCGGCAAGGTCGAGATCACCGATCCGGCGCTGAAAAAGGCGATCGACGCCATCGACGCCTCGAAGTAA
- a CDS encoding glycosyltransferase, with translation MDHIGPPVLPISLIVVSDYLSVDGDGELRQSLQAYLHDRAGVPAEIIVMLPAGSAFFHGAGQDDPSVVIVTHDSDESSQLKDAALPYCRQPLIAVVEADCLPQPGWMATLHRALDENPAVAAVSGRTSYGDGSMLKRVMSLLDRGFIECRDRHGKVIHVSSNGAIYRRALLERYRFQPGQGPFVSAHIRQDAMNEDGIALAVDPRAVSIHAYEGLGFIWDVRRNKGFQFALMKLRKRSDRSRLGLAVSAVMASFRENHRTIKAVGDQFCQPADWPLLWLMMLAVRVPEFVGALAAGDPADFKASTRYR, from the coding sequence ATGGATCACATCGGGCCGCCGGTCTTGCCGATAAGCCTGATCGTGGTTTCAGACTATCTGTCGGTCGACGGCGATGGCGAGCTGCGCCAGTCGTTGCAAGCTTATCTGCACGACCGGGCGGGCGTACCGGCCGAAATCATCGTCATGCTGCCGGCGGGCAGCGCTTTTTTCCATGGCGCGGGCCAGGACGATCCATCAGTCGTCATCGTCACCCACGACAGCGACGAATCCTCCCAACTCAAGGATGCGGCCCTGCCCTATTGCCGCCAACCGCTGATCGCCGTCGTCGAGGCCGACTGCCTGCCGCAACCGGGTTGGATGGCCACGCTACACAGAGCTCTCGACGAGAACCCCGCCGTTGCGGCGGTCTCCGGGCGGACTTCCTATGGCGATGGCAGCATGCTGAAGCGAGTGATGTCGCTGCTCGACCGCGGCTTCATCGAGTGCCGCGACCGTCACGGCAAGGTGATCCACGTCTCCAGCAACGGCGCGATCTATCGTCGCGCGCTGCTCGAACGCTATCGCTTTCAACCCGGACAGGGACCTTTCGTCAGTGCCCATATCAGGCAGGACGCGATGAACGAGGACGGCATCGCATTGGCGGTGGACCCGCGCGCGGTCTCGATCCACGCTTATGAAGGGCTCGGCTTCATCTGGGACGTGCGCCGCAACAAGGGCTTTCAGTTCGCCCTGATGAAACTGCGCAAACGCAGCGATCGCTCGCGGCTGGGGCTGGCGGTCAGCGCGGTGATGGCCTCGTTCAGGGAAAACCACCGGACCATCAAGGCCGTCGGCGACCAGTTCTGCCAGCCCGCCGACTGGCCCCTGCTGTGGCTGATGATGCTGGCGGTCCGCGTGCCGGAATTCGTCGGCGCGCTGGCTGCCGGCGACCCTGCCGACTTCAAGGCCTCGACCCGTTATCGCTGA
- a CDS encoding TetR/AcrR family transcriptional regulator: protein MSTEAEAARKSIGAKRSLESAEAILEAAEAVLIENGHSGFSIEAVARRARAGKPTIYRWWPSKTALLLEVYQRQKRDIIYSDTGNIEEDLFIFARSLFAQWRETPAGDIFRSLIAEAQQDPAAAEALATYSAGRRAHTGKLIERAKARGEVAGDVDPSQIADMVSSYAWVHLLTGRLDEDEAILRQAIRHIVYGIAVRR from the coding sequence ATGAGCACTGAAGCCGAAGCCGCGCGCAAGTCGATCGGCGCCAAACGCAGCCTGGAAAGTGCCGAGGCGATCCTCGAAGCGGCGGAGGCAGTGCTGATCGAAAACGGCCATTCCGGCTTTTCGATCGAGGCGGTGGCGCGCCGGGCGCGCGCCGGCAAGCCGACGATCTACCGCTGGTGGCCGAGCAAGACAGCCCTTCTGCTCGAGGTCTACCAACGCCAGAAGCGCGACATCATCTACTCCGACACCGGCAACATCGAGGAAGACCTGTTCATCTTCGCCAGAAGCCTGTTTGCGCAGTGGCGCGAAACGCCGGCTGGCGACATCTTTCGCTCGCTGATCGCCGAAGCGCAGCAGGACCCAGCAGCCGCGGAGGCGTTGGCCACCTATTCCGCCGGCCGCCGCGCCCATACCGGCAAGCTGATCGAGCGGGCCAAGGCGCGCGGCGAAGTGGCTGGCGATGTCGACCCCAGCCAGATCGCCGACATGGTCTCGTCCTATGCCTGGGTGCACCTGCTGACCGGGCGGCTTGACGAAGACGAGGCTATACTGAGGCAGGCCATCCGGCATATCGTCTACGGCATAGCCGTAAGGAGGTAG
- the argJ gene encoding bifunctional glutamate N-acetyltransferase/amino-acid acetyltransferase ArgJ — MSTAVSPLAPKKYPKMPAIDGVRIATAEAGIKYKGRTDVLAMVFDEGTAAAGVFTRSKCPSAPVDFCRQNLTGGRARILIVNSGNANAFTGKKGRETTSLTGEAAAKAAGCTPGDVFLASTGVIGEPLDAGKFSHLLSGMVKDARPDHWTEAAKAIMTTDTYPKVVTATVKLGHTDVTINGIAKGAGMIAPDMATMLSFVATDAPISADVLQDMLSRGTAKTFNAVTVDSDTSTSDTLMLFATGAAAKRGAPKITDPKDARLGAFRRALNKMLKTLALQVVRDGEGARKQVEVTVTGAKSARSAKRIALSIANSPLVKTAVAGEDANWGRVVMAVGKAGEPADRDLLSIWFGDNRLAHNGERDPGYSEAATSAYMKGDNIVIRADIGIGRGKATVWTCDLTKEYVAINGDYRS; from the coding sequence ATGTCGACTGCCGTCTCCCCGCTTGCACCCAAGAAATACCCCAAGATGCCCGCCATCGATGGCGTGCGCATCGCCACCGCCGAAGCGGGCATCAAGTACAAGGGCCGCACAGACGTGCTGGCCATGGTGTTCGATGAGGGCACCGCGGCCGCTGGCGTATTCACCCGCTCGAAATGCCCCTCGGCTCCGGTCGATTTCTGCCGCCAGAATCTGACCGGCGGCAGGGCACGCATCCTGATCGTCAATTCCGGTAACGCCAACGCATTCACCGGCAAGAAGGGGCGCGAGACGACCTCGCTGACCGGCGAGGCCGCGGCCAAGGCTGCCGGCTGCACCCCCGGCGACGTGTTCTTGGCCTCGACCGGGGTGATCGGCGAGCCGCTCGACGCCGGCAAGTTCAGCCACCTGCTCTCCGGCATGGTCAAGGACGCCAGGCCCGACCACTGGACCGAAGCCGCCAAGGCGATCATGACCACAGACACCTATCCCAAGGTGGTCACCGCGACCGTCAAGCTCGGTCATACCGACGTCACGATCAACGGCATCGCCAAGGGTGCCGGCATGATCGCGCCCGACATGGCAACGATGCTGTCTTTCGTTGCCACCGACGCGCCGATATCTGCCGACGTCTTGCAGGACATGCTGTCGCGCGGCACCGCCAAGACCTTCAATGCCGTCACAGTCGACAGCGACACCTCGACCTCCGACACGCTGATGCTGTTTGCCACGGGTGCTGCCGCCAAACGCGGCGCGCCAAAGATCACCGATCCCAAGGATGCGCGCCTCGGCGCTTTCCGCCGGGCGCTCAACAAGATGCTGAAGACCCTCGCGCTTCAGGTCGTGCGCGACGGCGAGGGGGCACGCAAGCAGGTCGAAGTCACTGTCACCGGTGCCAAGTCGGCGCGCTCGGCCAAGCGCATCGCGCTGTCGATCGCCAATTCGCCGCTGGTCAAGACGGCGGTCGCCGGCGAGGACGCCAATTGGGGCCGCGTTGTCATGGCCGTCGGCAAGGCCGGCGAGCCGGCCGACCGCGATCTTTTGTCGATCTGGTTCGGTGACAACCGTCTCGCCCACAATGGCGAGCGCGATCCGGGCTATTCGGAAGCCGCGACCTCGGCCTATATGAAGGGCGACAACATCGTCATCCGCGCCGATATCGGCATTGGCCGCGGCAAAGCGACGGTTTGGACCTGCGACCTGACCAAGGAATATGTCGCCATCAACGGTGACTACAGGAGCTGA